From Simonsiella muelleri ATCC 29453:
GATTTGCTGAATGAGGCGTTTGATGTGGATTTGAATAAATTGAAAATTGAACGTGTGCAGGAAAGTGACCAAACACAAGCAAAACAAGCCTTGCTTTCTTTGGTTCGGCAAGAATTGGCAAAATTGGAGACTAAATAATGACGATTTATTTTTTGGATACCAATGTGTTAGGCTGTATTGTTAATCCCAATCACAATCCAGAAACGCGAGAACGTATTTTGCGTGAATTAGAACAAAAATTAATGCAAGATAATACATCGCTGATTAGCAGCCAGTTGGTTCGTTATGAAGTTTTGCGCGATGTAAATTGGCAAGATGATGAAAAATACAATGATTTTTTGCAAAATTTAGCTGCTTTTCCGTTTTTAGATATTACAGAAAGTGTGTCAGATTTAGCCAGTAATTTGTATCGTTTTGATGCGTTTGATGCAGCACAGCAAAATGTGAATAAAAATTTTGAAAAAAGAAAATTTGACGTATTTCATTATGCTACGGCGGTTGTGAATGACGTGGAAATGTTTTCGGACGATCGCGATTTGGTCAAAATTAAGCAATTACACGAGAAAATGTTGGCAAAAACCCAAAAATAATTTTCAGGCAGCCTAAAAATAGAAATATGTAGAATATAATTGGTTTATTTTTATTATATTTATATATAAGTTATATTTATTATGTTTTTAAATCAGTTTAGATTTTTGTGTAAATATTTTAATAGACTTCCTGCGAAATCACAATTTTTCTAGGTTTTAGAATTTTGCTACATCCTGTAATTAAGCATGTTTTAAAAAATTGGGATTATTGTTTCGCAGGAAGTCTATTCTTATTATAAAGATATAATTCACGGAAATAAGTTAAGCGCGGAAGCTGTGCAGTTATATAGCCAAGCTGATGTAAAATTATGTCAGGACAAATTATGTGTTAAAACACAAACTACGCTGCAAGAATTTAGAATGG
This genomic window contains:
- a CDS encoding type II toxin-antitoxin system VapC family toxin; amino-acid sequence: MTIYFLDTNVLGCIVNPNHNPETRERILRELEQKLMQDNTSLISSQLVRYEVLRDVNWQDDEKYNDFLQNLAAFPFLDITESVSDLASNLYRFDAFDAAQQNVNKNFEKRKFDVFHYATAVVNDVEMFSDDRDLVKIKQLHEKMLAKTQK